The following proteins come from a genomic window of Bactrocera tryoni isolate S06 chromosome 1, CSIRO_BtryS06_freeze2, whole genome shotgun sequence:
- the LOC120766886 gene encoding zinc finger protein 671 isoform X1: MMNFSAFGGPFSGIHQFAAKFGHDTQGPPGAFATPTGINGNATAGVADNHVQRYQTNGNHFNQNIPNVSAANNTMQYGQNISIPYSQPQTDLNFLNSTDHKGKIHPKIERDREEVLNQQILQNVNQSWQTLANTANTVDYSSHLLSATLPISIQHFLKYSETIKKESSGIVGSQINSGNLNLSNLDTSPSGFKGDVLKNGTNLSLALGGVALAPPSNQQANGATHHNGGIVGMDHTGHMTNMTDNTNNGASLHQAVNGNVPNPNVNGQANNGQPTTNGTVTNGNTVTSTAPAGTTTTSTGGTTTTTGKKTRKKKPPKEKKPRPKPGEIREIKALDGSTLYCCPECQMAYPDRSLIEQHVISHAVERRFVCDICNAALKRKDHLTRHKLSHIPDRPHVCNICMKSFKRKEQLTLHIVIHSGEKKHVCVECGKGFYRKDHLRKHTRSHIARRVKSEVSAQNVNGGSGTGNTAQNNTIQGS, translated from the exons ATGATGAATTTCTCCGCGTTCGGTGGTCCCTTCTCCGGAATACATCAGTTTGCGGCCAAATTTGGACACGACACACAAGGTCCACCTGGCGCCTTTGCCACGCCCACCGGTATCAATGGCAATGCAACGGCGGGAGTCGCCGATAATCATGTGCAACGCTATCAGACCAACGGCAATCATTTCAATCAAAATATACCAAATG TCTCGGCCGCCAATAACACAATGCAATACGGACAAAATATATCCATACCATATTCACAGCCGCAAACTGATTTGAATTTTCTCAACTCCACGGACCATAAAGGGAAGATACATCCGAAAATCGAACGCGACCGCGAAGAAG TTTTAAATcaacaaattttgcaaaatgtcAATCAGTCGTGGCAAACATTGGCCAATACTGCCAACACCGTTGATTACTCGTCTCATTTGCTATCCGCAACACTGCCAATCTCAATACAACACTTCCTCAAATATTCCGAAACAATAAAGAAGGAATCCTCAGGTATTGTCGGCTCTCAAATCAACTCAGGGAATTTAAATTTGAGCAATCTGGATACATCACCATCGGGTTTTAAGGGTGATGTTCTCAAGAATGGCACGAATTTGAGTCTGGCACTCGGCGGTGTCGCACTCGCTCCACCGTCCAATCAGCAAGCAAATGGCGCTACACATCACAATGGCGGTATTGTTGGCATGGATCATACTGGCCATATGACCAATATGACAGATAATACAAATAATGGTGCATCTCTACATCAGGCTGTTAATGGCAATGTACCAAATCCAAATGTCAATGGACAAGCAAACAATGGTCAACCCACCACTAATGGTACGGTTACGAATGGTAACACGGTTACGAGCACTGCACCGGCTGGCACCACGACTACCTCAACCGGTGGTACTACAACGACCACTGGCAAGAAAACCCGAAAGAAGAAGCCACCAAAGGAGAAGAAGCCACGCCCGAAACCGGGTGAGATACGTGAGATTAAAGCTTTGGATGGTTCTACGCTCTATTGCTGCCCCGAATGTCAGATGGCCTATCCCGATCGTAGTTTAATCGAACAACATGTTATCTCACATGCCGTAGAGCGGCGGTTCGTTTGCGACATCTGCAATGCAGCATTGAAGCGTAAAGATCATTTGACCCGTCACAAGCTATCGCACATACCGGATAGACCACATGTTTGCAAT ATTTGCATGAAGTCATTCAAGCGTAAGGAGCAATTAACACTGCACATTGTCATACATTCCGGGGAAAAGAAACATGTTTGCGTCGAGTGTGGCAAAG GCTTCTACCGTAAAGATCATCTGCGCAAGCATACACGATCGCACATTGCACGTCGCGTTAAGTCGGAAGTATCAGCGCAGAATGTAAATGGCGGCAGTGGCACCGGAAACACTGCTCAAAACAACACGATACAAGGCTCCTGA
- the LOC120766886 gene encoding zinc finger protein 84 isoform X2 — translation MFSAANNTMQYGQNISIPYSQPQTDLNFLNSTDHKGKIHPKIERDREEVLNQQILQNVNQSWQTLANTANTVDYSSHLLSATLPISIQHFLKYSETIKKESSGIVGSQINSGNLNLSNLDTSPSGFKGDVLKNGTNLSLALGGVALAPPSNQQANGATHHNGGIVGMDHTGHMTNMTDNTNNGASLHQAVNGNVPNPNVNGQANNGQPTTNGTVTNGNTVTSTAPAGTTTTSTGGTTTTTGKKTRKKKPPKEKKPRPKPGEIREIKALDGSTLYCCPECQMAYPDRSLIEQHVISHAVERRFVCDICNAALKRKDHLTRHKLSHIPDRPHVCNICMKSFKRKEQLTLHIVIHSGEKKHVCVECGKGFYRKDHLRKHTRSHIARRVKSEVSAQNVNGGSGTGNTAQNNTIQGS, via the exons atgt TCTCGGCCGCCAATAACACAATGCAATACGGACAAAATATATCCATACCATATTCACAGCCGCAAACTGATTTGAATTTTCTCAACTCCACGGACCATAAAGGGAAGATACATCCGAAAATCGAACGCGACCGCGAAGAAG TTTTAAATcaacaaattttgcaaaatgtcAATCAGTCGTGGCAAACATTGGCCAATACTGCCAACACCGTTGATTACTCGTCTCATTTGCTATCCGCAACACTGCCAATCTCAATACAACACTTCCTCAAATATTCCGAAACAATAAAGAAGGAATCCTCAGGTATTGTCGGCTCTCAAATCAACTCAGGGAATTTAAATTTGAGCAATCTGGATACATCACCATCGGGTTTTAAGGGTGATGTTCTCAAGAATGGCACGAATTTGAGTCTGGCACTCGGCGGTGTCGCACTCGCTCCACCGTCCAATCAGCAAGCAAATGGCGCTACACATCACAATGGCGGTATTGTTGGCATGGATCATACTGGCCATATGACCAATATGACAGATAATACAAATAATGGTGCATCTCTACATCAGGCTGTTAATGGCAATGTACCAAATCCAAATGTCAATGGACAAGCAAACAATGGTCAACCCACCACTAATGGTACGGTTACGAATGGTAACACGGTTACGAGCACTGCACCGGCTGGCACCACGACTACCTCAACCGGTGGTACTACAACGACCACTGGCAAGAAAACCCGAAAGAAGAAGCCACCAAAGGAGAAGAAGCCACGCCCGAAACCGGGTGAGATACGTGAGATTAAAGCTTTGGATGGTTCTACGCTCTATTGCTGCCCCGAATGTCAGATGGCCTATCCCGATCGTAGTTTAATCGAACAACATGTTATCTCACATGCCGTAGAGCGGCGGTTCGTTTGCGACATCTGCAATGCAGCATTGAAGCGTAAAGATCATTTGACCCGTCACAAGCTATCGCACATACCGGATAGACCACATGTTTGCAAT ATTTGCATGAAGTCATTCAAGCGTAAGGAGCAATTAACACTGCACATTGTCATACATTCCGGGGAAAAGAAACATGTTTGCGTCGAGTGTGGCAAAG GCTTCTACCGTAAAGATCATCTGCGCAAGCATACACGATCGCACATTGCACGTCGCGTTAAGTCGGAAGTATCAGCGCAGAATGTAAATGGCGGCAGTGGCACCGGAAACACTGCTCAAAACAACACGATACAAGGCTCCTGA